gtgagtgtgagtgtgaaaaagaatgagagaaaagaagTTGAACTGGAAGACAGATGGGTGCAGAGGGTAACTAATGGTGGAGGCTGCAAACAAGACACTCTGGTGAtagggaaagagagagaggcagagagagagagagagagagagagaggtggagttAACACCAGTGCTCAAATACGGGAAGTCGAGGCAGTTGTGACGCACTGAGGCACCAAATCGGTCAAGATAAAGTATCAGAAAAACTAATTCCAGGATGCAGAGGTATATGGTGATTACACATCTTCATACATTTCTTCAAATCTTCTTCATCTTGTAAATAAGAGGAGGATAAATCACTAAAGGAGCCCACAAGCTGCAGGTGcgtttcttttttcttttttttcctcacatgaAGTCATCTTAATAACTGTGTTGCATAATGAATGGATAAACAAATCCATAGTGGAAATCCAAACAAAATCTTCTCTGAAGTCTGTATTCTACTGAACATAAATTCCTAATGAGACATTGTGATAGCATAGTTTGTCtacatatgtacatattttCTGTGATGGTAAGAGAGTACAccaaacatatttacatatttgagAAAATTGTGgggtttttggttttttttttttacagtgcaattACTGTACATGGCTATGGCCTCAAGAACATGGCAAGTTGTGTCAAACATTACGATTACTGCTGCTATGGTGGAATTAAACATTGCCTTTAGTTTTCCATTTATAAGCATAGTTTCCCTGCTAGTTGCTGTACACAAGACTTATATTGCAGCTGCTTGGCAACAGCAGTTTGCTATATGTGAACTGGTCAGTTAAAATTAGGATGCCACTTATGCAcatcaagtgtttttgttttgttggttttcttcttcttgtttttgcttctttctttttaataGCTACTGTTTTAGCAGCAATATTCCCTCCCTAATAATTAATAAACATTGTAGTGAGAAgttcaaaatcaaagcagcagtggCCAAGATATTCTTACTTTTATCCACTGGTAaatcaagctccaaaaacagcTGGACCATGTTGGAAGTTCTCTGCACGGTAAATGTCTACATCATTCAAACTCAGCACCTCAAAGTCTCAAGCCCGAGCCAAAATAACCTTGatgacatcactatgacatcatcagggttatttttgtCAAACTTCAGAAAACACGGTTTAAGTACTACTCTTATTGATGAgttgtgtaaaatcagtggagtgccCCTTTGAAATACACCTTTCTCCTCTTTATTACTCCCACTAGTTTTAGAAACACCAGTCACCAATATGCCAGGTCTGAACTGTTCCTGCGAAGCTCTTCCCACAGCTGATGAGGCTTTTGTGATGTGTGGGATGAATATCTCCTTGGTGTTGACCAAAGCTACTGAGCAAGAGCTGGATGAGATGTGTTTGACTGAGGACAAGTACCTGGAAAAACACCTGGGGCCTCTGAGGTCCCCCATGTTCTTTCCCGTCTGTGTCACCTACCTGGCCATCTTCATGGTTGGTATCCTCGGCAATTCTTTGACCTGTGCGGTCATTTTACGCTACAGGGTGATGCAGACACCCACCAACTACTACCTGCTGAGTCTGGCTGTGTCTGACCTGCTGGTTCTGGTGTTGGGCATGCCATTAGAGCTTTACGACATGTGGCAGAACTACCCCTTCCTGCTCGGGGAGGGGGGGTGCTACTTCAAAACTTTTCTGTTTGAAACCGTCTGCTTCGCCTCAATCCTCAATGTCACGGCGCTCAGCGTGGAACGCTATGTGGCGGTGGTCCATCCCCTAAAAGTCAAATACATGACCACACGTGCTCATGTCAAGAAGGTCATCTTCATGCTGTGGGTGCTGTCCATGCTGTGTGCCATGCCAAACACCAGTCTGCATGGGATTAAGGCGCTGCCTTCACAGTTTGGACGAGAGTTTCCTCGTTCTGCTATCTGCCGTACGTATAAAATTTAACActtaattttgttgtttttaagagtctacagccatgctaataATGATATATGGTTAAATGCTTAAATGTTAGCTTGCAAACATGCTCAAAATGAATGACAATCACAATGGATCCCTATCACAGTCCATCCAAAAGGggacatatatacagtataaacaacAAACGAGAAGCACATGGTGCTGCTAcaggaaaagtctgatgattACTGTAGTTGTTAgtattcatcctctgggcaccatgactatctatctatatatgcTAAGGGATTAAATATTTGTCAAGAATTTGAACTCGAAAACCAAATATGACAGCCTGGTGCTTAAGTCAGCTCTGGAGAATGTCTACAAATGTCTGTGGAAAGTGTTGTAACAGTCCATTTAATCACTGTTAAGATGTCCCAGTTTGGATCAAACAGACTGGAACTGCCATTTCTAAAATCATGCTGTTTGCATGGCTTAAAGTGCCAAGAGGTTTTGCAGTGACGTATGAAGCAATAATACCCATGGTACACCTGGGATCATGATCTTACTGACAATTTTGTGCTGTTACACATTGTTACATCTCCATCCTCAGAGTTGGTCAAGCCGGCCTGGATGTACAACCTGATCATCCTGATCTCCACGCTGGTCTTCTTCCTGCTCCCCATGCTGATAATTAGTGTTCTCTACCTGCTCATTGGCTTGCGGCTCCGCAGGGAGAGGATAACGACCGTGGTGGACACCAGGTGCAGCTTCGAACCGGAAAGTCTCTCCAGGTCCCATAAGCAGAAGCTGAGCAAACGCAACGTGCAAGTCACCAAAATGTTGTGTAGGTgtcatttcagttatatttttacCAAGttacaaagcagcagaggagagaattTAAATTGactatgtgaatgtgtatgtgttaacaccatatgtatttgttgttttcagtctatTTCAGCTTACATGCCCATCTGTCTCAGCTTTGTCTTGTCATCTGTCACATGCTGGTAATTGGACTGACGTcatgattgtgtgtgtctgtctgg
The DNA window shown above is from Lates calcarifer isolate ASB-BC8 linkage group LG4, TLL_Latcal_v3, whole genome shotgun sequence and carries:
- the LOC108883769 gene encoding neuromedin-U receptor 1, producing the protein MPGLNCSCEALPTADEAFVMCGMNISLVLTKATEQELDEMCLTEDKYLEKHLGPLRSPMFFPVCVTYLAIFMVGILGNSLTCAVILRYRVMQTPTNYYLLSLAVSDLLVLVLGMPLELYDMWQNYPFLLGEGGCYFKTFLFETVCFASILNVTALSVERYVAVVHPLKVKYMTTRAHVKKVIFMLWVLSMLCAMPNTSLHGIKALPSQFGREFPRSAICQLVKPAWMYNLIILISTLVFFLLPMLIISVLYLLIGLRLRRERITTVVDTRCSFEPESLSRSHKQKLSKRNVQVTKMLCVLVIVFGLCWAPFHMERLVWSYIDKSSTQHLKIFEHVHIISGVCFYLSSVINPIIYNLMSTRFREMFSHMTCHSKSLPMRSSLQMTQRSTLSEKTPNSMKLN